The DNA segment ACTTAGAAAAGGGATCCTTAAGTTATCCCAGAGAGGAGCCTCACCTAACACCTTTATTGCTCGGAGTAAtaaagaagaaaaggctccattGTCTGTAAAAGGTTTGCTTGCAGGAATAACAAGTGGTGACCTGAGCTCTGCACTGTGAACTTTTTGCAAATTAAGCAAATAATAATCTTGCAAAGAAGCATCGAGATATTGAACTTCATGCCTAACAACTTTAGTACGTTTAGACAAATATGTATGAGTCTCCGTATTATCAGGGTCCAAATGTCTCCTCAGTGAATTTGTTACTCTTCTTAAGTACAGAAAGCAGTAATCTAAACTGGAAATAAGAACAAATCAAGAGCAAAGAAGTTGAGAGGGTGAGTGCTCTCATCAAAACACATTTATCCCCGGTTAGAAGGGAGTGTGAACAGGAGTGAAGGCTTTTCCCTCTCTTGTTGCCTTGAATTCAGAGAGATCCTGGAGGTCCAAGTGgctcttttatttccttcctggCAAAGCAGGTGCATGAGGAAccatttcaaaggaaaaacagtaaaatgtagcagaaaaaaatatttatttcatcacacacatacaaattttaaaatctttataCACAAAGGAGACTAAATTAAAAATCAATTCCTTGAAATATTTATTCCATAGGGTGGGATTGACAGTGAGAAACTGTGTCCAGGTCCACACCCTATACTAAATATAAAACACAGGGACAGAAAGCAGAGCATATTAACCTTGTCAAATAATCAAGTTACAGAATCAAAATCACAACCTGCATTTAAATTCCTGATTCAGCAATtagtttttcttttgtaattatAAGTAATCCATAGTAATGTTTGATATTCCTGCAGTAACCAGCACCGTAAGTATTTTCTAAAACTGGACACATCACCGCATACAAAATCAGAACCAATTTCCCAAGATAATGCTATGAGGCAAACCAGTCTTAGAGAAAAAGCATGTCCTTAGGGTCTGTCAAGTCAAGACTAAGGTACAGAACAGATTATTTACCCATTTAAAACTCTCACCACAAGAGAGTGAAAAAGGTTCAAAAATGCAGGTAAAAATGGTCAAGTGCAGTTTTTAAAAAGGCAGGTAAAGTGCTTAACACTTTTTATTTGTTGCTAATATGTCAGTGCAGTTTGTTTCATCACGTGAAAATCACTGGTTTTGGAATagggggaagaaaggaagaatgtttatttGCCAACCCACAGACATATGAATTGATTTGCACTGCTAGACCTtgattcaggaaaaaaagcacTTAAGGCGTATTTACCTTTAGTACCGAAGTCTGCTGGAAAAAACAAGTAGGATCTTCCACACAATCCAATTTGTTCTGGCTTTTACCATTTGCTGGCTTGGACCCACTGAAGCATCTTAGCAGCTCTACGAGTGGAAGCAACACAAGAGCTACCTCTTCTTTTGGGGAAGGAACATGATTCCACAGGAGACTGTGGGGAGCTTCAGAGATGAAACAGGGCTGACCTGCGCTCGGCTGATGCTGCAGTGCTAAGTGGGTTTTGGCAATGCTCCTCCTCGCAGACACTGGCAGAGCGTGGCCCAGAACAATGTCATTTGTGTATCTTCTCCCCACAGACAGCCACCAGGGCTGTCTCCAGGATTTTTCCAGCCTCCAGTCTGATATTTTGCTAATGCAAATGAAGGATATTgtattggaaaagaaaacagtgcTTTGTATAGGGACAGGTAGGAAATGCTGGTTTAAAAATTTACTTCATTCAAGCCATTGCTCCCCCTCCACCTTTCACAAGTGTCTTTGCTGGCAGTAAAGTCCCATAAGGTCAGCTTCCTATTTCTACCCTCaagctgacatttttttcctaCAGTTTCCTACAATTGTTCTTGTCACACTTTTAATGACTTAACAGCTTTAGTGAGGTTGCTGTAAAATGCAGTTATGGTAGTTGGAATGAAGGATTCCACCACTGACTGGGGAAGATAGCCACCAACATCTGACTGAAAGAAACCGAGGAGTTGAGTCCTGTCTGGCTCCCTGCAAAGACAATGCAAATGATTTTATAGCCAGTGGTTTAAAAGCATTAAGAAGTCTACAATTACTCTTATATGTATTGTCCAATAATAAATATTTCtaggtactttttaaaaaaaacaaagagacatAAATTTCAAATTTCAAGAAATGTGGTTATCCCCACAAGTCAGATTACAGTTAAACTAAACCTTAATTAGGTACACAATTCTGTTTGTGAATTACGGCAATGTAACAAACAACTAGATCCTCATTTACCAAAAATTAAGACCATATTTGTATGTTCTGGTGAATCTCTTAAGAGGTCAGCAAGAATCCTACCGTGATGATGGTTCCTGTAGCATTAAAGACTTTCCTCTAGGAAATGAAGAGAGACTAATTCATTGCACAAAAATAAGAGAACAAAAAGGGCACTCAAGTCATAATGATTACCACTCAAAGGAAGACAGAAACATGTTATTGCCAAGAGGCTACAGATCACATGTGGCCATGCACACACAAACATACCGCACAATGGATAAGAAGGGCTTTAGAACACATGACATCAAAAAGATGACTTCTTACCCTGGTAGAGGTATACAGAAACAACCACAGGCATAATTAAAACCTCTCACGATATTTGGCCGAGGAAGACATAGTGGGTGTTCCACATTGGTGCCTATAATGAAAAGCATTCAAGAAAAACATCATTTTCATAGGAGATGGAAAAAAGCCCTTGGTACTCAAAGCACCAGCTGAGAAGAGAAAACATTTAAGAAGAATGGCAGTATAAGCTTTTAAATGTGGGGCTGTGCCATACCAGTGGTCAGAAAAGACCGTTAAAAGGAACCACTCTGGTCATGGAATAGAGAAATCAAAGAAGTTAAATTTAGAAGCAACTGCTACTGAGCTAAGCATTGAGACACTTTGAGGGGGCTTCACCAAACCCATTTTGTGTGAGAGCACTGCTTTTCTTCAGAGGTCACTCAAGTTACTTCCAATTAACCCATGCCACAGAGGTATATGCTGCTTGACTGCTGAGAAGCTGCACTCTAGCGACTACATAAATTCCTGGCAAGGTATTCCTAAACAGGATGGGAAAATGAGACAGCTGAAACAAGACCAACAACTACTAACCAGCATATTaccttttaattttatatttatttccagTGTCTGATGATTATTGCTTAACATAACGCGAACATGTTGAGAACACAATCATTCTTACCAGCAGATAGCATCGTCCCATCTTCGTACCGCTTTATGGCTACCACATCCACAAATTCTCTTGGTGAAATAGCCCCCATCAAAGCTGAAGAGGTTGTGGTTCTGCATATAGAGACATTCTGGAAATCACAAAATAGAGCAGTATCAGTTGATGCTTTCAAaagtacagcagaaaaaaaaatctctgtactTTCAAGTACATCTTATAAATTGTATCAAGGAGTTCTATTCACCCTTTGTTAAACAAAATGCAAACCAGCACAGTCAAAATACACCACAGTATGTTGATGAAGGACAGTTTAATAGAGAAAAACAACATTATAATGTGTTGCTCACAGGTTATTTGAAGATAGATACCACAAGGGATACTGAAAAGCAAATCTGGCACATCTACCCTCATAGAAGAGTCAAAATGAATCTCATTGCTAGGAAGCTAACAAAGGTAACTTCTTTGTATCATATCACAACTTGATAACCAGATTTGTTACGCTGCAGGAAGCTTAACACTACCATCCCCTTCTGTGGGGGCTCTGTGGTGACACACTTCTCCTAACCAGAGGTTTCTACCACACTGCTAAGTGCTGGCAGGTTTGATAAATTCTGTGAATTTCAAGTGGCAGGTTGCAGCATTCCTAAAGTTCAAGTTTATAATAAATACTAAATAACTGTAAGGTTCTGCCCCCAAATTCATCTTCTCAGGACTTGAACAAACATTCCCGGGACTGGTTGTGTTTGCACCCTGGCTACTCCTGAGCATCTCCACCCACTTCAGATTTGGGGATCTAAATCAAACGCCCTTTTAAGTTTCTGACACACttagaacaaaaaaacaaacagacacaaAAATTTGACTGTATAACCACAGCAGCAGCAACTACTGCTCATACATAGCCCTTTTCACATGCAATGCACCAATGCATCATTTTGATGATAGAGACACTGAGACGAAGTGCTGGGTCTCAGGGTCAGTCTGTTAAAGGCAGAGTGCAACAGGAGCATCGTGTGCTGCCATGGTGAAATTCGGGGCCTGAAGTAACACCTGATGAGCTGAACGCTTCACTACCCAGCTCAATGTATTCTCTAAACCTCCTCTTCTCTCACAAAtagattattaaaaataatcatgCTTAGCTTGATTCGTGGTATTAGCAACAACATAGTACAGGAATCTTTAATGTTATGCATTTGCATATTTTAAGTATGCAGTATTTAGCCAAGAATGTATTAGTAGTTCTTACAGAGAGATAAACCACTGATAAGAGAATATATACAATTtacggaaaagaaaaaaaagatgctcGATCCCAGCACTGTCAGACTGATCCAGACAGAGGCTATACAACTTCTTGAGATCTCTGTATTATTATTACTCAATACCCTCCACATAGCATATAAGCCATTTCATGAGGCACTACAACCAGGAAGTCAGTGCAGAGCCCAGTATTTCCGAACACAATGATGCATAAATCACACCGGAGCAGTTTTTAAAGGAACTTACATCGTTGACGGCTTCGATAACCTCAAAATCCTTCACGGTTTTGTCCCACTTGGTCCTGAGCCCGCCGACCTCCGGCTTGATGCAGTCCCAGACGCGCTGGGTGCTGGCGGACAGGATCCCCTCGGCCCGGTACCTGCAGCGGGACGATAGGAAACCAAACCAGCTGCTCCGCCCCGCCTGGGCCCGGCACCCCGCGGCAGGACGGCG comes from the Patagioenas fasciata isolate bPatFas1 chromosome 12, bPatFas1.hap1, whole genome shotgun sequence genome and includes:
- the STARD5 gene encoding stAR-related lipid transfer protein 5, which translates into the protein MLKIVLFFMSFGLHRDKRTVGFSQNRAVPFPRSPQLPGGSFPKRGLPGRARPRTRGSGLPGLAAPSPATLSRRRGSRAGPAGAAAPRVRRRCRRRLTGAVRAGGLIAASPAMDYAGLAEAAVDKMWRYRRDPDGWRGSRSTSEVSISWRPSEEFAGNLYRAEGILSASTQRVWDCIKPEVGGLRTKWDKTVKDFEVIEAVNDNVSICRTTTSSALMGAISPREFVDVVAIKRYEDGTMLSAGTNVEHPLCLPRPNIVRGFNYACGCFCIPLPGEPDRTQLLGFFQSDVGGYLPQSVVESFIPTTITAFYSNLTKAVKSLKV